One window from the genome of Thermococcus siculi encodes:
- a CDS encoding TRAM domain-containing protein, with amino-acid sequence MYGDGFGGGYEAPVKVGERYRVKIESLGKGGDGIAKIKGFVIFVPNTQVGDEVEIVINSVKRKFAFAEVI; translated from the coding sequence ATGTATGGAGATGGATTTGGCGGTGGCTACGAAGCCCCTGTTAAGGTTGGAGAAAGGTACAGAGTTAAGATTGAGAGCCTTGGAAAGGGCGGTGACGGCATCGCCAAGATTAAGGGCTTCGTTATCTTCGTCCCGAACACCCAGGTCGGCGACGAGGTTGAGATCGTTATCAACTCTGTCAAGAGGAAGTTCGCTTTCGCGGAAGTCATTTGA
- a CDS encoding NADH-quinone oxidoreductase subunit K, producing MIPFQFITAFLLIAMGIYALLYKRNLIKLILALNIIDSGIHLLLISFGYRVEAGQIPTAPIYTGYETVKSAMVGPIPQALTLTSIVIGVCVLSLAMALTINAYRHYGSLDVNKLRRLRG from the coding sequence ATGATACCCTTCCAGTTCATCACCGCGTTCCTGCTCATAGCCATGGGCATCTACGCACTCCTCTACAAGAGGAACCTGATCAAACTCATCCTGGCGCTGAACATCATCGACTCCGGCATACACCTGCTCCTCATAAGCTTCGGCTACAGGGTAGAGGCGGGCCAGATACCGACGGCGCCAATTTACACTGGATACGAGACGGTAAAGAGCGCCATGGTTGGGCCGATTCCCCAGGCGCTCACTCTCACGAGCATAGTCATCGGGGTCTGTGTTCTCTCGCTCGCGATGGCCCTCACGATAAACGCCTACAGGCACTACGGAAGCCTCGACGTTAACAAGCTCAGGAGGTTGAGAGGATGA
- the mnhG gene encoding monovalent cation/H(+) antiporter subunit G, which yields MNAVTYVIYAFLTINMVFNLLGSFSLHRFPDVYTRLHGATKCTTFGTIFAVLAVVVHAAYQLHITGDPKYLQMALHSVVALVALLLTNPTGAHAIAKAAHLSGYKPAKAVIDAYEEKLRGGAE from the coding sequence ATGAACGCGGTCACCTACGTCATCTACGCCTTCCTGACGATAAACATGGTCTTCAACCTGCTGGGCAGCTTCTCGCTCCACAGGTTCCCCGATGTCTACACGAGGCTCCACGGGGCCACAAAGTGCACCACCTTCGGGACCATCTTCGCGGTTCTCGCGGTAGTCGTCCACGCTGCGTACCAGCTCCACATCACCGGCGACCCCAAGTATCTCCAGATGGCGCTCCACAGCGTCGTGGCCCTGGTGGCGCTCCTCCTCACCAACCCGACGGGGGCGCACGCGATAGCGAAAGCCGCACACCTCAGCGGCTACAAGCCGGCAAAGGCGGTCATAGACGCCTACGAAGAAAAGCTCAGGGGTGGTGCGGAATGA
- a CDS encoding monovalent cation/H+ antiporter subunit E has product MSFIAVFIWSYVLWLVLTAGTRGMLWSGEEVIAGAVFSAIIAFATKDVIGEKAARFLNPVKWVGFIVYSIGPLFWGMVKANLDVAYRVITGRIKPGIVRVPVDLENDAQYTILSNSITLTPGTLTVDACPEEKALYVHWINVTEKEPKSSEVIAGSFEKWARRLGR; this is encoded by the coding sequence ATGAGTTTCATCGCTGTATTCATCTGGTCATACGTGCTCTGGTTAGTGCTTACCGCCGGGACCAGAGGAATGCTCTGGAGCGGTGAAGAGGTCATCGCCGGTGCGGTATTCTCGGCGATAATAGCCTTCGCCACGAAGGATGTCATTGGAGAAAAAGCCGCGAGGTTCCTCAACCCAGTGAAGTGGGTCGGATTCATCGTTTACTCCATCGGTCCCCTCTTCTGGGGCATGGTCAAGGCCAACCTCGACGTCGCCTACCGCGTCATAACGGGCAGGATAAAGCCCGGAATAGTCCGCGTTCCGGTTGATCTGGAGAACGACGCCCAGTACACCATACTGAGCAACTCGATAACCCTCACCCCCGGAACGCTGACGGTTGATGCATGCCCCGAGGAGAAGGCCCTCTACGTTCACTGGATAAACGTGACGGAGAAGGAGCCAAAAAGCTCCGAGGTCATAGCCGGTTCCTTTGAGAAATGGGCGAGGAGGCTGGGAAGATGA
- a CDS encoding DUF4040 domain-containing protein, with translation MNALSMDMAIQFGILLGVLIAAYLTISMRDLLSAAIASAAMSLLLSLEFYMLHAPDVAIAEAAVGAGIVTAVVVYGIAKTERWEREGP, from the coding sequence ATGAACGCCCTCTCGATGGACATGGCGATCCAGTTCGGCATACTCCTCGGCGTGCTCATAGCGGCGTACCTCACGATAAGCATGCGCGATCTGCTCAGCGCGGCCATAGCTTCGGCGGCAATGAGCCTGCTTCTCAGCCTGGAGTTCTACATGCTCCACGCTCCAGATGTCGCGATAGCCGAGGCCGCCGTCGGGGCCGGCATCGTTACGGCCGTTGTTGTCTACGGAATAGCGAAAACAGAGAGATGGGAGCGTGAGGGACCATGA
- a CDS encoding cation:proton antiporter, with product MIAPEFFYAAVIVMIGAFMALLRVFFGPSVPDRVVGVDTLNTLIVAGMVLLGAAYDRTIYIDIAIVYALLSYVGTLAIARYLQGGLE from the coding sequence ATGATAGCGCCCGAGTTCTTCTACGCTGCGGTCATAGTTATGATAGGGGCGTTCATGGCACTGCTCAGGGTGTTCTTCGGCCCGAGCGTTCCGGACAGGGTCGTCGGAGTGGACACCCTCAACACGCTCATCGTCGCAGGGATGGTTCTGCTCGGAGCGGCATACGACAGGACGATATACATCGACATCGCGATAGTCTACGCGCTTCTGAGCTACGTCGGGACGCTGGCTATAGCCAGGTACCTCCAGGGGGGATTGGAATGA
- a CDS encoding tRNA (N(6)-L-threonylcarbamoyladenosine(37)-C(2))-methylthiotransferase: MVRVHVESYGCTRNKADGEMMEAILVRAGYELAETPEGADYVVVNTCAVKDPTEKHMKERIKELLDSGKRVIVTGCLTHVNPDVIDPRVSGILGVKSIDRIAEAVETAERGGKLVSVEGWRERNIDKLELPRLWKSGVAFVVPISEGCLNACTYCATRFARGVLKSYKPELVVKWVKEAIARGYKEIQLSSEDTGCYGFDIGTNLAELLDEITSIEGDFRVRVGMMNPNHAIKILDELVEAYRDPKVYRFLHLPVQSGDNDVLKRMGRTYTVEEFEEIVRTFRKKVRDLNLNTDIIVGFPGESNEAFQNTVELVKRIRPDKINVSRYSPRPGTIAAKWKQIPGWKVKERSRALHRLRLGIAYEINQSYVGREIEVLVHGEGKKGGVEGRTFNYKDIIIDSGEPGEFLRVKVTAGGSTYLTGAVLK; the protein is encoded by the coding sequence ATGGTAAGGGTTCACGTCGAGAGCTACGGATGCACGAGGAACAAAGCAGACGGCGAGATGATGGAGGCCATCCTGGTTAGGGCGGGCTATGAACTCGCCGAGACTCCCGAGGGTGCAGACTACGTCGTGGTGAACACCTGCGCCGTCAAGGATCCAACCGAGAAGCACATGAAGGAGCGCATAAAGGAACTCCTCGACTCTGGGAAGAGGGTCATCGTGACCGGCTGCCTCACCCACGTCAACCCTGACGTAATAGACCCCCGCGTCTCCGGAATTTTGGGGGTTAAGAGCATAGACAGGATAGCGGAAGCCGTTGAAACGGCCGAGCGCGGAGGAAAGCTCGTCTCCGTTGAGGGCTGGCGCGAGAGGAACATCGACAAGCTCGAACTTCCCAGGCTCTGGAAATCCGGTGTTGCCTTCGTCGTCCCCATCAGCGAGGGCTGCCTCAACGCCTGCACCTACTGCGCGACGCGCTTTGCGCGCGGTGTGCTCAAGAGCTACAAACCCGAACTCGTCGTCAAGTGGGTTAAAGAGGCCATAGCGAGGGGTTATAAGGAGATACAGCTCTCAAGCGAGGACACCGGCTGCTACGGCTTCGACATCGGGACGAACCTGGCCGAACTCCTCGATGAGATAACTTCCATCGAGGGCGACTTCCGCGTCAGGGTTGGCATGATGAACCCTAACCACGCGATAAAGATTCTCGACGAGCTGGTTGAGGCCTACAGGGATCCGAAGGTTTACAGGTTTCTCCACCTTCCGGTTCAGAGCGGAGATAACGATGTGTTAAAACGCATGGGAAGAACGTACACTGTGGAAGAGTTTGAGGAGATAGTTCGAACATTCCGCAAAAAAGTTCGTGATTTAAACCTCAACACCGACATCATAGTCGGCTTCCCTGGAGAGAGCAATGAAGCCTTCCAGAACACCGTGGAGCTTGTGAAGAGGATACGGCCCGACAAGATAAACGTCTCCCGCTATTCGCCGAGGCCGGGCACGATAGCGGCGAAGTGGAAGCAAATACCCGGCTGGAAGGTCAAGGAGCGTTCTAGGGCCTTGCACAGGCTCAGGCTCGGGATAGCGTATGAGATAAACCAGTCCTACGTTGGAAGGGAAATAGAGGTCCTCGTCCACGGAGAGGGCAAGAAGGGTGGAGTTGAGGGCAGAACGTTCAACTACAAGGATATCATCATAGATTCGGGTGAACCAGGCGAGTTCCTTCGCGTTAAAGTTACTGCAGGTGGCTCCACCTACCTAACTGGGGCAGTTCTGAAGTGA
- the mbhE gene encoding hydrogen gas-evolving membrane-bound hydrogenase subunit E: MKKTFGALSLLFLLGVLLVIASPSTGIKFGLGGSEWEKYRYTDQYYIEHGVDEVGGTNIVTDIVFDYRGYDTLGEATVLFTAIAGAVALLRPWRRDEDEE; this comes from the coding sequence ATGAAGAAGACGTTTGGAGCTTTGTCACTGCTCTTCCTCCTCGGAGTGCTCCTCGTGATAGCAAGCCCGTCAACGGGGATAAAGTTCGGCCTCGGCGGAAGCGAGTGGGAGAAGTACCGCTACACAGACCAGTACTACATCGAGCACGGCGTCGATGAGGTCGGAGGAACGAACATAGTCACGGACATAGTCTTCGACTACCGTGGGTACGACACCCTCGGAGAGGCAACCGTTCTGTTCACCGCCATAGCCGGTGCCGTTGCACTTCTCAGGCCCTGGAGGAGGGATGAGGATGAAGAGTGA
- a CDS encoding Na(+)/H(+) antiporter subunit B, whose product MKSDMGLIVKTTARATIPLIGIFGAYVVSHGHLTPGGGFQGGATIAGAGILFLIAFGLGEMKKRYNHHLYSALEGLGGLAFLGAAMLGMGVAFFYNALWQDGPFFNGQPGTLLSAGYLPIMNLAVGLKVFTGLVSAMAAIAAYRRWKE is encoded by the coding sequence ATGAAGAGTGACATGGGACTCATAGTAAAGACCACCGCGAGGGCCACCATCCCCCTTATAGGAATCTTTGGCGCCTACGTGGTCTCGCATGGGCACCTGACTCCGGGAGGCGGCTTCCAGGGGGGAGCGACGATAGCGGGGGCAGGCATACTGTTCCTCATAGCCTTCGGCCTCGGTGAGATGAAGAAGAGGTACAACCACCACCTCTACTCGGCGCTGGAGGGCCTCGGTGGTCTGGCCTTCCTGGGTGCCGCGATGCTCGGCATGGGGGTGGCGTTCTTTTACAACGCGCTCTGGCAGGACGGCCCATTCTTCAACGGCCAGCCAGGCACCCTGCTCTCCGCGGGATACCTGCCGATAATGAACCTTGCCGTCGGCCTGAAGGTCTTCACGGGGCTGGTCAGCGCCATGGCAGCGATAGCCGCCTACAGGAGGTGGAAAGAATGA